A single window of Hymenobacter sp. APR13 DNA harbors:
- a CDS encoding DinB family protein, with protein MYTAVSDFVAEWQYEAAATEKLLAALTDESLAQPVSVGGRTLGRIAWHMVHTLTEMPHTAGLLAVDELADQPVPVSATEIQDTYRRLAPLVAQAASTNWSDNQLLDEVPMYGENWAKRTVLSVLIRHQAHHRGQLTVLMRQAGLPVAGVYGPAREEWLAFGADAPE; from the coding sequence ATGTACACTGCTGTTTCCGACTTTGTAGCCGAATGGCAATATGAGGCTGCCGCAACTGAGAAGCTGTTGGCAGCCCTCACCGATGAGTCGCTGGCGCAGCCGGTGAGCGTTGGTGGGCGCACGCTTGGGCGCATTGCCTGGCACATGGTGCACACTCTGACGGAGATGCCGCACACCGCAGGTCTGCTGGCGGTTGATGAGCTGGCCGACCAGCCGGTTCCGGTTTCGGCCACCGAAATCCAGGACACGTATCGGCGGCTGGCGCCCCTGGTAGCGCAGGCTGCTTCCACCAACTGGTCTGACAATCAGCTGCTGGACGAGGTGCCGATGTATGGCGAAAACTGGGCGAAGCGCACCGTGTTATCCGTGCTGATCCGCCACCAGGCGCACCACCGCGGGCAGCTTACAGTGCTGATGCGGCAGGCCGGCCTGCCCGTGGCGGGTGTGTACGGCCCAGCCCGCGAAGAGTGGCTGGCATTCGGCGCCGACGCCCCGGAATAG
- a CDS encoding GNAT family N-acetyltransferase: MSITIRPSTLHDAPAIRRLYQRVSAESGGLARRPEEITEDYVQHFLTRSLAQGIGLVAEQAGELVAEIHAYQAGLQIFAHVLGDLTVAIAPAAQGQGLGRRLFTELLSRAQAQFPQVSRVELLVRESNTRAIALYEKLGFRQEGRFEGRVAGAQGLEADIPMAWHAPQVLAAD; this comes from the coding sequence ATGTCCATCACCATTCGCCCCTCCACGCTCCACGATGCGCCCGCCATTCGGCGGCTGTACCAGCGCGTGTCGGCGGAAAGTGGCGGACTGGCCCGGCGGCCCGAGGAAATAACCGAGGACTACGTGCAGCATTTTCTGACGCGCAGTCTAGCCCAGGGCATCGGGCTGGTGGCCGAACAGGCGGGCGAGCTGGTGGCGGAAATTCACGCCTACCAGGCGGGCCTGCAGATTTTCGCCCACGTCCTCGGCGACCTGACGGTGGCCATTGCGCCCGCCGCGCAGGGCCAGGGCCTGGGGCGGCGGCTGTTCACCGAGCTGCTAAGCCGGGCTCAGGCGCAATTTCCGCAGGTAAGCCGGGTGGAGCTGCTGGTGCGCGAGAGTAACACCCGCGCCATTGCGCTGTATGAGAAGCTGGGTTTCCGCCAGGAAGGCCGTTTTGAGGGCCGCGTGGCTGGCGCGCAGGGCCTGGAAGCCGACATTCCAATGGCCTGGCACGCGCCACAGGTATTGGCGGCCGACTAA
- a CDS encoding M42 family metallopeptidase: MRSESFDFLQKYLNNPSPTGFEKEGQKIWLDYIRPYIDEYFVDTYGTVVGVINPEAKYKVVIEAHADEISYFVNFITESGFLYLRRNGGSDPLVAPSKRVNIHTDKGIVKAVFGWPAIHVRKVEQDKAPTIETVFLDCGASSKEEVEAMGIHVGSVVTFEDEFMVLNDKFYVGRALDNRVGGFMIAEVARMLKENQKTLPYGLYIVNAVQEEIGLRGAEMVAHRIQPDVAIITDVTHDTQSPMYEKKTSGDIFCGKGPVITYGPAVQNNLRDLIIRTAQESGIPFQRAAATRATGTDTDAFAYSGAGVASALISLPLKYMHTTVETVHQDDVQSVTQLIYETLLRIEDGHDFRYFS, from the coding sequence ATGCGCTCAGAAAGCTTCGATTTCCTCCAGAAATACCTCAATAACCCCTCTCCTACCGGCTTCGAGAAGGAAGGCCAGAAAATCTGGCTGGACTACATCCGACCCTACATCGACGAGTACTTCGTGGATACCTACGGCACGGTGGTGGGCGTCATCAACCCCGAGGCCAAGTACAAAGTGGTGATTGAGGCCCACGCCGACGAAATCAGCTACTTCGTCAACTTCATCACCGAGTCGGGCTTTTTGTACCTGCGCCGCAACGGCGGCTCCGACCCGCTGGTAGCGCCCAGCAAGCGCGTGAACATCCACACCGACAAAGGCATAGTGAAGGCCGTGTTCGGCTGGCCGGCCATCCACGTGCGCAAGGTGGAGCAGGACAAGGCGCCTACCATCGAAACGGTGTTCCTGGACTGCGGCGCTTCCTCCAAGGAAGAAGTCGAGGCAATGGGCATCCACGTTGGTTCCGTCGTCACGTTCGAGGACGAGTTCATGGTGCTCAACGACAAGTTCTACGTAGGCCGGGCCCTCGACAACCGCGTGGGCGGCTTCATGATTGCGGAAGTGGCCCGCATGCTCAAGGAAAACCAGAAAACGCTGCCCTACGGCCTCTACATCGTGAATGCGGTGCAGGAGGAAATCGGGCTGCGCGGGGCTGAGATGGTGGCCCACCGCATTCAGCCCGACGTGGCCATCATCACCGACGTGACCCACGACACTCAGTCGCCGATGTATGAGAAGAAGACCAGCGGCGACATTTTCTGCGGCAAAGGCCCGGTGATTACCTACGGCCCGGCCGTGCAGAACAACCTGCGCGACCTGATCATCCGGACGGCTCAGGAATCGGGCATTCCGTTCCAGCGCGCCGCCGCCACCCGCGCCACCGGCACCGACACCGATGCCTTTGCTTACTCCGGCGCCGGCGTAGCCTCGGCCCTGATTTCGCTGCCCCTCAAATACATGCACACCACCGTCGAAACCGTGCATCAGGACGATGTGCAGAGCGTAACCCAGCTCATCTACGAGACGCTGCTGCGCATTGAGGACGGTCACGATTTCCGCTATTTCAGTTAA
- a CDS encoding glycosyl transferase, with amino-acid sequence MFISGFTIIRNAVINDYPVVEAIRSILPVVDEMVVSVGDSDDDTEGLIRSIDSPKIRIVHSVWDPALKTNGTVLAVETDKAFRQISPAADWAFYIQADEVVHEQYHAAIRAAAEQHLPDKRVEGLLFNYTHFYGTFDYVGDSRRWYAREVRIIRNDADIRSYKDAQGFRRANGDKLRVKPANASVYHYGWVKNPQQMLTKMKNLGRFWDGDKSPDEHPLAAADVFNFDDYDSLELFRGTHPAVMQPRVARQNWQVQIDVSKKRFDKPKYRLLYWVEKLTGKRFFEFRNFRLL; translated from the coding sequence GTGTTCATCTCCGGCTTCACTATCATTCGCAACGCCGTCATCAACGACTATCCGGTGGTGGAGGCTATCCGCTCGATTCTGCCGGTGGTGGATGAAATGGTGGTGAGCGTGGGCGACAGCGACGACGATACCGAAGGCCTGATTCGCAGCATCGACTCGCCCAAAATCCGCATTGTGCACTCGGTGTGGGACCCGGCTTTGAAAACCAACGGCACGGTACTGGCCGTGGAAACCGACAAAGCCTTCCGCCAGATCAGCCCCGCCGCAGACTGGGCCTTCTACATCCAAGCCGATGAGGTGGTACATGAGCAGTACCACGCCGCCATCCGGGCCGCCGCCGAGCAGCATCTCCCCGACAAGCGCGTGGAGGGCCTGCTGTTCAACTACACGCACTTCTACGGCACGTTCGACTACGTAGGTGACAGCCGCCGCTGGTACGCCCGCGAGGTGCGCATCATCCGCAATGACGCCGATATTCGCTCCTACAAGGACGCGCAGGGCTTCCGGCGCGCCAACGGCGACAAGCTGCGGGTAAAGCCGGCCAACGCCTCCGTGTACCACTACGGCTGGGTGAAAAACCCGCAGCAGATGCTCACCAAGATGAAGAATCTGGGCCGCTTCTGGGACGGCGACAAGAGCCCTGACGAGCACCCGCTGGCCGCCGCCGACGTCTTCAACTTCGACGACTACGACTCGCTGGAGTTGTTCCGGGGCACGCACCCGGCCGTGATGCAGCCACGCGTGGCCCGCCAGAACTGGCAGGTGCAGATCGACGTCAGCAAGAAGCGCTTCGACAAGCCAAAATACCGCCTGCTGTATTGGGTGGAGAAGCTGACCGGCAAGCGTTTCTTTGAGTTCCGCAACTTCCGCCTGCTGTAG
- a CDS encoding ABC transporter substrate-binding protein, whose translation MQLPPLFPPLTVTDQMGRRVAVPFPPRRIVSLVPSQTELLFALGLGERVVGVTKFCIHPPEARQTAMVVGGTKNFDFEKITELRPDLIIGNKEENYQEGIEQLAVQFPVWMSDISNLDEALDMIRRVGFIGGHKEAAEQMAAQIAASFQQLPLPAELVPAAYFIWRKPYMVAATGTFIDDLLARAGFRNVFSHLARYPEIAPEQLQTAAPRQILLSSEPYPFQEKHLAEFQALCPQAAVRIVDGELFSWYGSRLLESAAYLRSLQEQ comes from the coding sequence ATGCAACTTCCTCCCCTTTTCCCGCCGCTCACCGTCACGGACCAGATGGGCCGCCGGGTGGCGGTGCCGTTTCCACCGCGCCGCATTGTGTCGCTGGTGCCCTCGCAGACGGAGCTGCTGTTTGCGCTAGGCCTCGGCGAGCGGGTGGTAGGCGTCACGAAGTTTTGCATTCACCCGCCCGAGGCCCGGCAAACCGCTATGGTTGTGGGGGGCACCAAAAACTTCGATTTCGAGAAGATTACCGAACTCCGGCCCGATTTGATCATCGGCAACAAGGAAGAAAACTACCAGGAGGGCATCGAGCAGCTGGCCGTGCAGTTTCCGGTCTGGATGAGCGACATCAGCAACCTCGATGAAGCACTGGACATGATCCGGCGCGTTGGGTTCATTGGGGGCCACAAGGAAGCCGCCGAGCAGATGGCCGCGCAGATTGCCGCATCGTTTCAGCAGCTGCCTCTGCCGGCGGAGCTGGTGCCCGCCGCCTATTTTATCTGGCGCAAGCCCTACATGGTGGCCGCCACGGGCACCTTCATCGACGACTTGCTGGCGCGGGCCGGTTTCCGCAACGTGTTCAGCCACCTGGCTCGCTACCCCGAAATCGCGCCCGAGCAGCTGCAAACGGCCGCACCCCGGCAGATTCTGCTATCTTCTGAGCCCTACCCTTTCCAGGAAAAGCATCTGGCCGAATTCCAGGCGCTCTGCCCGCAAGCCGCCGTCCGCATTGTGGATGGGGAGTTGTTCAGCTGGTACGGCAGCCGGCTGCTGGAGTCGGCGGCGTATCTGAGGAGCCTGCAGGAGCAGTAG
- a CDS encoding 3-phosphoshikimate 1-carboxyvinyltransferase translates to MPGGLALFAINSSLTLTWPAQPLRGTPQLPASKSESNRALILQALAGGGQLDNLSDANDTQLMQRLLLNPDAPRFDAEDAGTVMRFLTGYLAATGRHTHLTGTARMLERPIAVLVDALRQLGASISYEGQEGYPPLQLSGWNPTAAATEAGDLTELSVRGDISSQYISALLMVGPTLPHGLRLRLTGKVGSRPYIRMTLALMQHFGADCRDLGTVVEARPGRYQPTDYTIESDWSAASYWYAMVALAPAGSWLTLPGLRRYSWQGDQAIVAIMAQLGVATEYVQDGVRLTRTGTRTPFTQDFTDCPDLAQTVAVVAAALGVPVLMSGLESLRIKETDRIFALQTELANFGAYLTEETEGHFRVSTDGFRVSGQTVATYHDHRMAMAFAPLALLGPLTIEAPQVVRKSYPQFWSELEKAGFEVTG, encoded by the coding sequence TTGCCTGGCGGCTTAGCTCTCTTTGCCATCAACTCTTCCCTCACGCTCACCTGGCCGGCGCAGCCGTTGCGGGGCACGCCCCAGCTGCCGGCTTCCAAAAGTGAAAGCAACCGGGCCCTGATTCTGCAGGCTCTGGCCGGCGGCGGCCAGCTCGACAACCTCTCCGACGCCAACGACACCCAGCTCATGCAGCGCCTGCTGCTGAACCCGGACGCGCCCCGCTTCGATGCCGAAGACGCCGGCACCGTGATGCGCTTTCTGACCGGCTACCTAGCCGCCACGGGCCGTCATACGCACCTCACCGGCACGGCCCGCATGCTGGAGCGCCCCATTGCGGTGCTCGTGGATGCCTTGCGCCAGCTCGGCGCGTCCATTAGCTACGAAGGCCAGGAAGGCTACCCGCCGCTGCAGCTCAGCGGCTGGAACCCTACCGCTGCCGCTACCGAGGCCGGCGACCTGACGGAGCTGTCCGTGCGCGGCGACATCAGCAGCCAGTACATTTCGGCGCTGCTGATGGTGGGGCCCACGCTGCCGCACGGCCTGCGCCTGCGCCTCACCGGCAAGGTAGGCTCGCGCCCTTATATCCGCATGACGCTGGCGTTGATGCAGCACTTCGGGGCCGACTGCCGCGACCTGGGCACGGTGGTGGAGGCGCGCCCCGGCCGCTACCAGCCCACCGACTACACCATCGAGTCGGACTGGTCGGCGGCGAGCTACTGGTACGCCATGGTGGCGCTGGCCCCGGCCGGCTCCTGGCTGACGCTGCCCGGCCTGCGCCGCTACTCCTGGCAGGGCGACCAGGCCATTGTGGCCATTATGGCCCAGCTGGGCGTGGCCACCGAGTACGTGCAGGACGGCGTGCGCCTCACCCGGACCGGCACCCGCACGCCCTTCACCCAAGACTTCACCGACTGCCCCGACCTGGCCCAGACCGTGGCCGTAGTGGCGGCGGCGCTGGGCGTGCCGGTGCTGATGAGCGGCCTCGAAAGCCTGCGCATCAAGGAAACCGACCGGATTTTTGCGCTTCAGACCGAGCTGGCCAACTTCGGGGCCTACCTCACCGAGGAAACCGAAGGCCACTTCCGCGTCAGCACCGACGGGTTCCGGGTGAGCGGCCAGACCGTGGCCACCTACCACGACCACCGCATGGCCATGGCGTTTGCGCCGCTGGCGCTGCTCGGCCCGCTCACCATAGAGGCCCCGCAGGTGGTGCGCAAGTCGTATCCGCAGTTCTGGAGCGAGCTGGAAAAGGCCGGATTTGAGGTGACTGGCTGA
- the aroB gene encoding 3-dehydroquinate synthase has product MNEILQIGANALPELAKLLLRPAISQVFVLADANTHRLCYPLLAPYLPEQHTVLELPAGEEAKTLASCETVWSALTEHRADRFAVLVNLGGGVITDLGGFCAALYKRGIRFVQVPTTLLAQVDASVGGKTGVDFLGFKNQLGVFQEPAGVFIEPRFLQTLDPRQLKSGYAEIVKHSLIADAAAFEEQRRTGMFVDDWTATIEASVALKQGIVAQDPLEAGPRKLLNFGHTVGHALESYLLTQPGREILHGEAVAAGMICEAWLSVKRGLLSATELDQVETFLFSVFEKVHFVSLETDAIAEYALQDKKNSGATINCTLLEGIGRGVYDQPVTLHDVAESLRYYHRL; this is encoded by the coding sequence TTGAACGAAATCCTGCAAATTGGAGCAAATGCCCTGCCAGAATTGGCGAAACTGCTGCTGCGGCCGGCAATAAGCCAGGTTTTTGTGCTCGCCGACGCCAACACTCACCGCCTGTGCTACCCGCTGCTGGCGCCCTATCTGCCTGAGCAGCATACGGTACTGGAGCTGCCGGCAGGCGAGGAAGCCAAAACCCTGGCCTCCTGCGAAACCGTGTGGAGCGCGCTGACCGAGCACCGCGCCGACCGGTTTGCGGTGCTAGTGAACCTGGGCGGCGGCGTCATTACGGATCTGGGTGGCTTCTGCGCAGCGCTCTACAAGCGCGGAATCCGGTTTGTGCAGGTGCCCACCACGCTGCTGGCGCAGGTAGACGCCAGCGTGGGTGGCAAAACCGGCGTCGATTTTCTGGGCTTCAAAAACCAGCTGGGCGTGTTTCAGGAGCCGGCCGGCGTGTTCATCGAGCCCCGCTTCCTGCAAACCCTCGACCCGCGGCAGCTGAAGTCGGGCTACGCCGAAATCGTGAAGCACAGCCTGATTGCCGATGCCGCCGCCTTCGAGGAGCAGCGCCGCACCGGCATGTTCGTCGACGACTGGACAGCTACCATCGAGGCGTCGGTGGCGCTAAAGCAGGGCATTGTGGCCCAGGACCCGCTGGAGGCCGGCCCACGCAAGCTGCTCAACTTCGGGCATACTGTGGGGCACGCCCTGGAAAGCTACCTGCTCACGCAGCCCGGCCGCGAAATCCTGCACGGCGAGGCCGTGGCGGCGGGTATGATCTGCGAAGCCTGGCTGAGCGTGAAGCGCGGCCTGCTGAGCGCCACCGAGCTGGACCAGGTGGAAACCTTCCTGTTTTCGGTGTTTGAGAAGGTGCATTTCGTGAGCCTCGAAACTGACGCCATTGCCGAATACGCGCTGCAGGACAAGAAAAACTCGGGCGCTACCATCAACTGCACGCTGCTGGAAGGCATTGGCCGGGGCGTGTACGACCAGCCGGTTACGCTGCACGACGTGGCCGAGTCGTTGCGCTACTACCACCGGCTGTAG
- a CDS encoding chorismate mutase — MNTLPAASFFSRLLTAKGQPLLIAGPCSAETEEQVMTTARGLQALGNIDLFRAGIWKPRTRPGSFEGMGREALPWLQRVKAETGLPTAIEVATPRHVEEALAHGIDVLWIGARTTVNPFAVQELADALAGTGVPVMVKNPVNPDVALWAGALERLERAGISDLAAIHRGFSTFAPSRYRNAPTWMLPIELKTRFPHIPLICDPSHIGGRRDLLLPIAQKALDLDYDGLMIETHPDPDHALSDAEQQVTPQRLGEILAQLKYRYRSSDNADYLNKADELRQKMDVADREIVEALARRMALVGELAEYKKENNVKILQLDRWQEIFSSRPEWAKKAGVNEKFVAELYKLIHIESIRRQTEILQRPE, encoded by the coding sequence ATGAACACACTTCCCGCTGCTTCCTTTTTTTCGCGCCTTCTCACTGCCAAAGGCCAGCCCCTGCTGATTGCCGGGCCCTGCTCCGCCGAAACCGAGGAGCAGGTAATGACTACTGCCCGCGGCCTGCAGGCGCTGGGCAACATCGACCTGTTTCGGGCGGGCATCTGGAAGCCCCGCACCCGGCCGGGCTCCTTCGAGGGCATGGGCCGCGAGGCGCTGCCGTGGCTGCAGCGCGTGAAAGCCGAAACCGGCCTGCCCACCGCCATTGAGGTAGCCACGCCACGCCACGTGGAAGAGGCCCTGGCCCACGGCATCGACGTGCTCTGGATCGGAGCGCGTACTACCGTCAACCCGTTTGCGGTGCAGGAGCTGGCCGATGCGCTGGCAGGCACCGGCGTGCCCGTGATGGTGAAAAACCCGGTGAACCCCGACGTGGCGCTGTGGGCCGGGGCGCTGGAGCGGCTGGAGCGGGCCGGCATTTCGGACCTGGCCGCCATCCACCGCGGCTTCAGCACGTTTGCGCCCTCGCGCTACCGCAACGCGCCCACCTGGATGCTGCCCATCGAGCTGAAAACCCGCTTTCCGCACATCCCGCTCATCTGCGACCCCAGCCACATCGGCGGGCGCCGCGACCTGCTGCTGCCCATCGCCCAGAAGGCCCTCGACCTCGACTACGACGGCCTGATGATTGAAACCCACCCCGACCCCGACCACGCCCTCTCGGATGCCGAGCAGCAGGTGACGCCGCAGCGCCTGGGTGAGATTCTGGCCCAGCTGAAGTACCGCTACCGCTCGTCGGATAATGCCGACTACCTCAACAAAGCCGATGAGCTGCGCCAGAAAATGGACGTGGCCGACCGGGAAATTGTGGAAGCCCTGGCCCGGCGCATGGCGCTGGTAGGCGAGCTGGCCGAGTATAAAAAGGAAAACAACGTGAAAATCCTGCAGCTCGACCGGTGGCAGGAAATCTTCAGCTCGCGGCCGGAATGGGCGAAAAAAGCCGGAGTGAACGAGAAATTCGTGGCCGAGCTCTACAAGCTCATTCACATAGAAAGCATCCGGCGCCAGACCGAGATTCTGCAGCGCCCCGAGTAG
- a CDS encoding proline dehydrogenase family protein has translation MPTTQAPPISFDDTAVAFASKSDAELRKMYALFAAMNNNTLVKTGGGLMKAALKWSLPGTKFLIKNSIFSQFCGGETIQECVPVIAELGRYHIGTILDYSVEGEGSDKSFDHTRDEILATLDMAHRSTHIPFSVFKVTGLADSALLEKVQAGTALTAAEQASYDRAHARVDAICHRAHQYGVRVFVDAEESWFQATIDKLAYEMMRKYNRESAIVWNTYQLYRQDRLDAIKQAHDDARQEGYYLGGKLVRGAYMEKEARVASQRGYANPINPTKAATDQLYDDALRYCVEHVERISICAGTHNEASSRLLTELMQQHDLAPNDPRIWFAQLYGMSDNLSYNLAHAGYNTAKYVPYGPVDAVMPYLLRRADENTAIAGQSSREFLLIQKELRRRQGR, from the coding sequence ATGCCCACAACCCAAGCTCCGCCCATCTCCTTCGACGATACGGCCGTAGCCTTCGCCTCCAAGTCCGACGCCGAGTTGCGGAAGATGTACGCGCTGTTTGCGGCCATGAACAACAACACGCTGGTGAAAACCGGCGGCGGCCTGATGAAGGCCGCGCTGAAATGGAGTTTGCCCGGCACCAAGTTCCTGATCAAAAATTCCATCTTCAGCCAGTTTTGCGGCGGCGAAACCATCCAGGAGTGCGTGCCGGTGATTGCCGAGCTGGGCCGCTACCATATCGGCACCATCCTCGACTACTCGGTGGAGGGCGAAGGCAGCGACAAGAGCTTCGACCACACCCGCGACGAGATTCTGGCCACCCTGGACATGGCACACAGGTCCACGCACATTCCGTTTTCGGTGTTCAAGGTCACGGGCCTGGCCGACAGCGCTTTGCTGGAGAAAGTGCAGGCCGGCACCGCCCTCACGGCCGCCGAGCAGGCCAGCTACGACCGGGCCCATGCCCGCGTGGATGCCATCTGCCACCGGGCCCACCAGTATGGCGTGCGCGTGTTCGTGGATGCCGAGGAAAGCTGGTTTCAGGCCACCATCGACAAGCTGGCCTACGAAATGATGCGCAAGTACAACCGCGAGTCGGCCATCGTCTGGAACACCTACCAGCTCTACCGCCAAGACCGGCTCGATGCCATCAAGCAGGCTCACGATGACGCCCGGCAGGAAGGATACTACCTGGGTGGCAAGCTGGTGCGCGGCGCCTACATGGAGAAAGAGGCCCGCGTGGCCTCGCAACGCGGCTACGCCAACCCCATTAACCCCACCAAAGCGGCCACTGACCAGCTCTACGACGACGCCCTGCGCTACTGCGTAGAGCATGTGGAGCGCATCAGCATCTGCGCCGGCACGCACAACGAAGCCAGTTCCCGCCTGCTCACGGAGCTTATGCAGCAGCACGACCTCGCGCCCAACGACCCAAGGATTTGGTTCGCCCAGCTTTACGGTATGAGCGACAACTTAAGCTACAACCTGGCGCACGCCGGCTACAACACGGCCAAATACGTGCCCTACGGCCCCGTAGACGCCGTAATGCCCTACCTGCTGCGCCGCGCCGACGAGAATACTGCCATTGCGGGCCAGAGCAGTCGGGAATTTCTGCTGATCCAGAAAGAACTGCGCCGCCGCCAGGGCCGCTAG
- a CDS encoding carboxy terminal-processing peptidase, producing MSSPRIKIGLYAAVVLAVFVLASYKLYNRGDARTPQKDAILVQAMLQGLTYQHYQPEKLDDAFSKRVFDLYLKRVDSNKKFLLASDVAQLRKYQNTVDDEVKRGTHEFMDQTNLVLDQRVKDVQALYRDILSKPFDFTTDEAFETEPDKMTYAADKAAQREEWRKFLKYQTLVRISEMMDTQAKKKDKPLASTTATPSAATTTEPTRTPAEMEVEARKRVLKYFEDQFKDLLQNDANDRLAMYANTIANTYDPHTEYFAPRDKESFDVAMTGRFEGIGASLQEKDGLIKITDIIPGSASYRQGDLKAGDIILRVAQGADEPVSVEGMRLDKAVSLIKGKKGSEVRLTVRKPDNNTRIISIIRDVVVIKETYAQSATINEGGKKIGYIKLPTFYADFNDNGGRSSAEDVKKELEKLKQEKVEGMVLDLRFNGGGSLQDAVEMAGLFIDSGPVVQVKGSQGAASVLNDRDPRVQYSGPLVVLVNKYSASASEILAAAIQDYKRGVVMGAASTYGKGTVQRIFDLDDALPAEFNSIKPFGSLKLTTQKFYRINGGSTQFKGVVPDIILPDAYSYLDQGEKEQEYALKWDEISPARYRSWPQAPAFDKLRTASQARVAASPSFRLVNELSQRMRKRKDETKVSLKLTAYRAEQEQNKAESDKYEAVQKSAQPLAIAPLSIDLKALGTDTVEVNRASRFTKTLNKDITLREAVSVVKDQM from the coding sequence ATGTCTTCTCCCCGAATCAAGATAGGCTTGTACGCCGCGGTGGTGCTGGCAGTATTCGTGCTGGCCTCCTATAAGCTGTACAACCGCGGTGATGCGCGTACGCCTCAGAAAGATGCCATTCTGGTGCAGGCCATGCTGCAGGGACTTACCTATCAGCACTACCAACCCGAGAAACTCGACGACGCTTTTTCGAAGCGGGTATTCGACCTGTATCTGAAGCGCGTCGACTCCAACAAGAAATTCCTGCTGGCCTCCGATGTGGCCCAGCTGCGCAAATACCAGAACACCGTTGACGACGAAGTGAAGCGTGGCACCCACGAGTTCATGGACCAGACCAACCTCGTGCTCGATCAGCGGGTGAAGGATGTGCAGGCGCTGTACCGTGACATTCTGTCCAAGCCGTTCGACTTCACCACCGACGAGGCCTTCGAGACCGAGCCCGACAAGATGACGTATGCCGCCGACAAAGCGGCCCAGCGTGAGGAGTGGCGCAAGTTCCTGAAGTACCAGACGCTGGTGCGCATTTCGGAAATGATGGACACGCAGGCCAAGAAGAAAGACAAGCCGTTGGCTTCGACCACTGCTACGCCTTCGGCAGCTACCACCACCGAGCCTACTCGGACACCGGCCGAAATGGAAGTGGAAGCCCGCAAGCGCGTGTTGAAGTACTTCGAAGACCAGTTTAAGGATCTGTTGCAGAATGATGCCAACGACCGGCTGGCTATGTATGCCAACACCATTGCCAACACTTACGACCCACACACCGAGTACTTCGCTCCGCGCGACAAGGAGAGCTTTGATGTAGCCATGACCGGCCGCTTCGAAGGTATCGGAGCCTCGCTGCAGGAAAAGGATGGCCTGATCAAAATCACGGACATCATTCCTGGCAGCGCCTCCTACCGCCAGGGCGACCTAAAGGCCGGCGACATCATTCTACGAGTAGCGCAGGGTGCCGACGAGCCGGTGTCGGTGGAAGGCATGCGCCTCGATAAGGCTGTGTCGCTCATCAAGGGCAAAAAAGGCAGCGAAGTGCGCCTGACGGTGCGCAAGCCCGACAACAACACCCGCATCATCTCCATCATCCGCGACGTGGTGGTGATCAAAGAAACCTATGCCCAGTCGGCCACCATCAACGAGGGCGGCAAGAAGATTGGCTACATCAAGCTGCCGACTTTCTACGCCGACTTCAACGACAACGGCGGCCGCAGCTCGGCCGAAGACGTGAAGAAGGAGCTGGAAAAGCTCAAGCAGGAGAAAGTGGAAGGGATGGTACTCGACCTGCGCTTCAACGGCGGTGGCTCTCTGCAGGACGCCGTGGAAATGGCTGGCCTGTTCATCGACAGCGGCCCGGTAGTGCAGGTGAAGGGCAGCCAGGGTGCCGCCAGTGTCCTCAACGACCGTGACCCGCGCGTGCAGTACAGCGGCCCGCTGGTGGTGCTGGTGAACAAGTACAGCGCCTCGGCCTCCGAGATTTTGGCCGCCGCCATCCAGGACTACAAGCGTGGTGTGGTGATGGGTGCTGCCAGCACCTACGGCAAAGGCACCGTGCAGCGCATCTTCGACCTCGACGACGCCCTGCCGGCGGAGTTCAACAGCATCAAGCCGTTCGGCTCGCTGAAGCTCACCACCCAGAAGTTCTACCGCATCAACGGTGGCTCCACCCAGTTTAAAGGTGTGGTGCCTGACATCATCTTGCCCGACGCTTACAGCTACCTCGACCAAGGCGAGAAAGAGCAGGAATACGCGCTGAAGTGGGACGAAATCAGCCCGGCCCGCTACCGCTCGTGGCCGCAGGCTCCGGCCTTCGACAAGCTGCGCACGGCCAGCCAGGCCCGCGTGGCCGCCAGCCCCAGCTTCCGCCTCGTAAATGAGCTGTCGCAGCGGATGCGCAAACGCAAAGACGAAACCAAGGTGTCGCTGAAGCTGACCGCCTACCGCGCCGAGCAGGAGCAGAACAAAGCCGAGTCGGACAAGTACGAGGCCGTGCAGAAGTCGGCGCAGCCGCTGGCCATTGCCCCGCTGTCCATCGACCTGAAAGCGCTGGGCACTGATACTGTAGAAGTGAACCGCGCCTCGCGCTTCACCAAAACCCTCAACAAGGACATCACGCTCCGTGAGGCCGTATCGGTGGTGAAAGACCAGATGTAA